The segment TGTACATGTTTTTAGACTAAACTATTAATATGTCTTACTAGTGCTCATGAAGGTTGCGTATGAAGCGCAACAAACCCAATGCGTTGTCTGGGTAGGCCTTCTTTTTACCATCTAACTTGTCCATCAACTCAGGCGGCATCTGTGTacacaaataaataacagtaaGTGTCACTACTACTAGACTAGACGAATGTACAGGTAAATAAAATGGATAAAATGGCGTCTTGCTCACTTTGGACTTCCAATTTGTGAAGGACCTCCCCTCAGCACACTGGTCCAAAGCATGAAGGAGTCTTGGGTCTGCTTTGCGACAGTTCTCTGCTTCCTTCTCGTTACCAATTTTTCGTAAGTACTCCACTCTCCTGAAAAACAACAGTGTACCTTTAAATGCATTCAACTGGGTCAGTGTCAAACGGTGTTCACATTTGCAATGGGACAAATCGTYGTTAGAATTGAGCATTGCAACCCATTCGACAATGTCACGCTTTGTCCTCATTGCCCCGGGACCAAACCAACATTTCTGAACKTCAATGGTTAAAACCTGAACCCGTTAAAAAAGGTAAATGTCCATTGKAAAAAGTGATGGCTATAAGTAAATCACTAATCTTAACTAATCTTCTGATTGACAAGTGTTAGCACtgcttctcacctctcctctggCCAGAAGTATGGGTGGGCCAGTGTGTCCTSCACTGTAGGTCTCTTCTCTGGGTCTTCATTGATCATCCACTCAATGAGGTCCTTGGCCACTTCATCCTCAACATGTTCCAGTGTGTATTTCCCTTGAAAAATGTTAACTTCACAATGGATGCCTTTGCCAAATGGAtgatgtccaccagagatgaTGTAATACATTAACATCCCAGCCACCTGAAAAGTACATAATAATTtataatgtattacatttctatagcgcttttcataacaatctcaaagcgcttcaatagcaaaaacaaacaagcaatacaTCATCATGCAGTAGCCTAGCTAAGTTGGCTAGGTCAACAGCCAATACCATCATCACTGAGCGCTAGCTATGTTGCAGGCAACCCAATACATCaacatgagtagcctagctatagttggcGAGGTCAACAATACATATTACTACAATGGATAACCGACACCAACTTTTCAGGTTGGTCTAAAAGCCCCGAACCCACACAAAATTTTGAAACCATAGTTATTTCACACGAGGAGACTTCAGATCAGAGCCGGGAATCCAACTAACATGCAAAAATCGCAACCCTAGCATACTGACAACATCCAAGCGACACAATACGAAAAGCTTCTATTATGATCTTTACATATGAGTCCTATCATTTACAGTCACACTATGCGAAGCCCCTACAACT is part of the Salvelinus sp. IW2-2015 unplaced genomic scaffold, ASM291031v2 Un_scaffold5461, whole genome shotgun sequence genome and harbors:
- the LOC112078256 gene encoding uncharacterized protein; this encodes MLMYYIISGGHHPFGKGIHCEVNIFQGKYTLEHVEDEVAKDLIEWMINEDPEKRPTVZDTLAHPYFWPEERRVEYLRKIGNEKEAENCRKADPRLLHALDQCAEGRSFTNWKSKMPPELMDKLDGKKKAYPDNALGLLRFIRNLHEH